GAATCGATCGTGCGCATTGGATCAAATCATTCGTGCTCGTCCGCGACCGAGACCCGTCGTCGCGTCGTCTCACCGCAGACCGACAGCGGCTTCGCCGGCGCCCTCGCGTCCGCAGTGGAAAGCGGCGACGGCGAGAGCGGCGGCGGCACCGGCCGGAAGCCCGAGCTCTCGGCGGCGACGTATCGCCTCTTCGCGGCCGTCGCGATCGAACGCGGCGACACGGTGCATGCCGACCATTTTCGGGCTCGCGCCGCGGACGCGCGCGAAGCGGGGATCCCTCTGCATCCGTCCGGCGTGCTCTCCGACACCGGACGATGGGACTACACCGAAGACGCCGCCGCGATCCCAGAGACCGGGCACTTCGACACGGCGACAGGGCAAGGCGTCCGGACCTTCATCCCGTACAACACCACGCGCGACCGCAACGCGGAGGCCCCGAGCGGCGCCGAAGCGCCGCACGATTGCCCGCCGGCGGCCGCGAGGTCGACCGGACTCGCGAGCAGCGGGCTCCGCGGCGCGCAGACGACGCGCGCAACCGCCCACCCCGAGCTCGACGCCCTCCTCGCCACGCTCGCGAGCTAGGGCGGGCGCCGGGCTCCAGAGTCTAGGAGACGAACGCCCGCTCGATCACGTAGTGTCCGGCTCCGCCGCTCGAGCCCTCGCGAAAGCCGCGCGCCTCGAGGATGTCCGCCGTGTCGCGCAGCATCGGCGTGCTGCCGCAGATCATCACCCGGTCGTCGTCGGGAGCGAGCGCCGGCATCCCGAGATCGGCGGCGAGCTGCCCGGTCTCGATGAGGTGCGTGATCCGACCCCGGTGCTCGAACGCCTCGCGGGTGACCGTCGGGTAGTACCGCAGCTTGGCGCGCACCTCCTCGCCGATCAGCTCGTTTGCCGGGAGCTCCCGGCGAATGTAGTCGGAGTATCCGAGCTCCGAGACCGTACGGACGCCGTGCACCACGACGACCTCCTCGAAGCGCCCGTACACCTCGGGGTCGCGGATCAGACTCATGAAGGGCGCGAGCCCGGTGCCGGTACCGAGCAGATAGAGGCGCCGACCAGGCAAGAGGTTCGTCAGCACGAGCGTACCGGTCGGCTTGCGACTCACGTAGACGGCGTCACCGGGGCGGATGCGCGCCAGCCGTGAGGTCAGCGGTCCGTTCGGTACCTTGATGCTGTAGAACTCGAGATGGTCCTCGTAGTGCGCGCTCGCCACGCTGTACGCGCGCAGCAGCGGGCGGCCCTCCACCTCGAGGCCCATCATGAG
The sequence above is a segment of the Deltaproteobacteria bacterium genome. Coding sequences within it:
- a CDS encoding ferredoxin--NADP reductase, which gives rise to MSHLSQERVLSVHHWNDRLFSFTTTRDPGLRFRSGHFLMMGLEVEGRPLLRAYSVASAHYEDHLEFYSIKVPNGPLTSRLARIRPGDAVYVSRKPTGTLVLTNLLPGRRLYLLGTGTGLAPFMSLIRDPEVYGRFEEVVVVHGVRTVSELGYSDYIRRELPANELIGEEVRAKLRYYPTVTREAFEHRGRITHLIETGQLAADLGMPALAPDDDRVMICGSTPMLRDTADILEARGFREGSSGGAGHYVIERAFVS